The genomic region TTTTTTTTCCATAGAAATAGGATCTGTTATATATAAATCATGTACATCTATAATAATATTTCCATTATCTGTAATAACATTTTTTCGATATCTTGGATTTCCTCCAATTTTAATGATTTCTTTTGAAACATAAGATAATGCCATTGGAATAATTTCAATAGGGAGTGGAAAATTTCCTAAAACATCTACACTTTTAGAGTTATCTATAATACAAATAAATTTTTTTGACATTGTTGCAATAATTTTTTCTCTTGTTAAAGCAGCTCCACCTCCTTTAATCATTTGCATATGATTATTAATTTCATCAGCGCTATCAACATAAACTCTAAGAGAGCTAAAATTTTTTAAATCAAAAACTTCTATACCTTGTTTTTGCAATAGTAAAGTAGAAGAATTTGAACTAGATACCGCACCATATATTAAATGTTTTATCGTGCTTAAAGCTTCAATAAAATAAAAAATAGTTGTACCAGTTCCTACTCCAATAACAGTATCTGGATGAATGTAATCTAGCGCAGCCCATGCTGCTTTTTTTTTTAATTCATTTAAATTCATGACATAAAAACCTATTTTATTTTAAATATAATTTCTAAAATAGAAAAAATAATAGATTTTTGATCGGATTCAATTACAATTTAATATAATATGAAATTGATAGTTTCATATAACAGATTGGTATTTTTATTGAA from Buchnera aphidicola (Artemisaphis artemisicola) harbors:
- the rpiA gene encoding ribose-5-phosphate isomerase RpiA, encoding MNLNELKKKAAWAALDYIHPDTVIGVGTGTTIFYFIEALSTIKHLIYGAVSSSNSSTLLLQKQGIEVFDLKNFSSLRVYVDSADEINNHMQMIKGGGAALTREKIIATMSKKFICIIDNSKSVDVLGNFPLPIEIIPMALSYVSKEIIKIGGNPRYRKNVITDNGNIIIDVHDLYITDPISMEKKINSLPGVVTVGLFASRSADVLLIGTKNGIKTIKNSK